Proteins from a single region of Paramormyrops kingsleyae isolate MSU_618 chromosome 9, PKINGS_0.4, whole genome shotgun sequence:
- the LOC140592482 gene encoding cell adhesion molecule CEACAM8-like — MQSSHICTSVFKPTAQVSDVIIQANATELVEFNDSVSLTCSASGSSPTFHWLNGSSDIIVSERVHLSADNRTLTISSVLRSDQKPIYCSVTNIISSNTSRPFTFNVSFGPDNVAVTVSPPGPIFTSGTSLTLSCSAESRPPAQFQWALNDTLLNEMGDKLQLTNIKESQSGNYVCWAHNTITQRYHSSERSVITVQGK, encoded by the exons ATGCAAAGCTCACACATATGTACCTCTGTGTTCAAACCTACAGCACAAGTGTCTGATGTCATAATACAAGCCAATGCCACTGAGCTAGTGGAGTTCAATGACTCCGTCAGCCTGACATGCTCCGcctctggttcctcacccacaTTCCATTGGCTCAACGGCAGCTCTGACATCATAGTCAGTGAACGAGTTCATCTGAGTGCTGACAATCGCACTCTCACCATTAGTTCTGTTTTGAGATCCGATCAGAAGCCAATATACTGCAGTGTGACCAATATCATCAGCAGTAACACCAGCCGGCCTTTCACCTTTAACGTCAGCT TTGGACCCGATAACGTTGCAGTAACTGTGAGTCCTCCAGGGCCCATATTCACCTCAGGAACCAGCCTCACCCTGTCCTGCTCAGCTGAGTCCAGACCTCCTGCACAGTTTCAATGGGCTCTTAATGACACACTGCTGAACGAAATGGGCGATAAACTCCAGCTGACGAATATTAAGGAGAGTCAGAGTGGTAATTATGTCTGCTGGGCTCATAACACCATAACCCAACGGTATCATTCATCTGAACGTTCAGTGATCACTGTTCAGGGTAAGTGA